The sequence GATCCGTGACAGGAGTCAAAAGCGAGGACCTGCCAATAAAGGTCCTCAGTTGACAAGTTCATAATAGGTTAAATTCGAGTTTCAAGCCACCAAGCCATGGCAGAAAATATTCACAAGAGCAATCAAGAGTAATGATTACACgttatgtactccgtacacgaTGCCGACAAGCAACGGATTGTGACGAGGGTTACATCCACCCACCGAGATGCAAAGTTACGATTCCGGTGGACTTCATTTGCAAGGCACGGAATCAACTTGATTTCCACCAAGATATATATCAAGATCCAGCCTGAGCTACTGCTCTCGAAGGATACCAGCAACTCTTCTCACAGCCTCATCGTTGCCAATCTCATTTGGCACAACGTCAGCATTCTTCAAAATATCAACAACGTTCTTAATGATATCCCTTCGAATACCCTTAGTGCCTCCCTTGACAAACCTGACGTCTTTCAACCACTCAGTAGCATCTTCTTTTGAATAAGTGCATCCCAGTTCTCCTGTTCCCAACAATGCAACAACATGTGCTGTATCGGCTTCAAATGCAGCAATGCCGTGATCCAGAGCCTCCATGAGTTGCGTTAATCGAGGATCGTTTTCGGGATTTGGAAATTTTGAGGAAGACGCTGCAATATGCCATGAAGGCCATGGTGTAAATATCTCCCCGATTTTCTTTAGCGGAGGAGATGGAGTGGCGGGAGTGGCATCAAAATACGGCTTGGTGGTGAATTGCTCCCACATGAAGAAATCTGCAGTAGGATGCGGAGCATCCGACTCATTGGGACCCTTCCCCGTCACTCCATCTCGGAGTGACCCGAAAGGACCTAGGATAACCGGAGTAAGAGGTGCGGGAATTGGCCAATTTTGCTGCTTCGCAAGAACGAAGGACATGATATGAGATCCgctagaaaaaaaaatagtaaACATCCACACTCACTCACCTGGACAGCTGAATGACTTACCTTCCCAATCGACTCACACCCACCCTTCCACCTTTCAAATCATCCACACTGTCAATGTTCGCTCTCTGTCTCCCCGTGACAATGGCCCACCTCAAGGGCGTCTCTACCCACTGCCCAACCACTTTATATCCCCCGTCTACATCAGGGCCTTTCTCAACCTGCTCCTTTCCAACCAACCCGGCAACCCAACCCTCAGTAAGACCAATTCCAATATCTATCTCATTTTGCCGTAAAGAAGTTATCATATGTCCGGTGCCAGAGGGGAAGGCCTTAAGGGTAACATTGAATGGGAGGGACGAGAAAGCGGATCGGGCAGCGAGGTGGAGGGGAGCCAAATAATGCTCTAGAGCCTAGTAGTTAGATATATCATTTCCAATCAGATCTGAAATCGGCAAGCCATTCTCGAATCTTTCACATTGTGAATTCCTCCGTTGCGTTGCTGGGTATCATCTGGACTGCAGAAAGATGGATAGGAGCGGGGGCGGGGCAATAGTGTAAACAAAGTCAGCTCTTACCGGGCACGTAGCCAATTCTGATCGTTTGTGTCTCGGATGTCGCCATCTTGTTCTGTACAGCGCcgctatagagattgaaggTTTTTCTTGGAACTTGAGCCTTTTGAGTTGGCGCTCAGAATGAAGATGCTAAGGTCTATCTCGAGCGTCCAGGATATCGTCAT is a genomic window of Coccidioides posadasii str. Silveira chromosome 3, complete sequence containing:
- a CDS encoding uncharacterized protein (EggNog:ENOG410PHSK~COG:S~BUSCO:10307at33183); amino-acid sequence: MATSETQTIRIGYVPEHYLAPLHLAARSAFSSLPFNVTLKAFPSGTGHMITSLRQNEIDIGIGLTEGWVAGLVGKEQVEKGPDVDGGYKVVGQWVETPLRWAIVTGRQRANIDSVDDLKGGRVGVSRLGSGSHIMSFVLAKQQNWPIPAPLTPVILGPFGSLRDGVTGKGPNESDAPHPTADFFMWEQFTTKPYFDATPATPSPPLKKIGEIFTPWPSWHIAASSSKFPNPENDPRLTQLMEALDHGIAAFEADTAHVVALLGTGELGCTYSKEDATEWLKDVRFVKGGTKGIRRDIIKNVVDILKNADVVPNEIGNDEAVRRVAGILREQ